Proteins encoded in a region of the Trichosurus vulpecula isolate mTriVul1 chromosome 9, mTriVul1.pri, whole genome shotgun sequence genome:
- the BRK1 gene encoding protein BRICK1 has protein sequence MAGQEDPVQREIHQDWANREYIEVITSSIKKIADFLNSFDMSCRSRLATLNEKLTALERRIEYIEARVTKGETLT, from the exons ATGGCGGGGCAGGAGGATCCGGTGCAGCGGGAGATCCACCAGGACTGGGCGAACCGCGAATACATCGAGGTCATCACCAGCAGCATCAAGAAGATCGCGGACTTCCTTAACTCGTTCG ATATGTCCTGTCGTTCAAGGCTTGCAACACTAAATGAGAAACTGACAGCCCTGGAACGGAGAATCGAGTATATTGAAGCAAGG GTAACAAAGGGTGAGACCCTTACCTAG
- the FANCD2OS gene encoding FANCD2 opposite strand protein, whose protein sequence is MAGYQLWSPWTPLDESFQWLRHTTPTPSSKHPFRASHCFPHTPSDLEVQLCFQEVTLVLDSPFLEPGVSPKLPCHTSELRTMNSKKGLVRKPQPVRLSGVDSVFGRIITAQPPKWTGTFRVSDKSAFCKIISREHQWPTGLKEPQIQMTVTMCKQMLRSILLLYATYKKCTFALQHSK, encoded by the coding sequence ATGGCAGGATATCAGCTCTGGTCACCATGGACCCCACTGGATGAGAGTTTCCAGTGGCTTCGACATACAACACCTACCCCTTCTTCCAAGCACCCCTTTAGGGCCTCTCACTGCTTCCCACACACTCCTTCAGACCTGGAAGTGCAGCTTTGCTTCCAAGAGGTCACCCTCGTCCTAGACAGCCCCTTTCTAGAACCCGGGGTGAGCCCCAAATTGCCCTGTCACACATCAGAGCTCCGAACAATGAACAGTAAGAAAGGTCTCGTCAGGAAGCCTCAGCCTGTCCGCCTCAGTGGAGTGGACTCTGTCTTTGGCAGGATCATCACGGCTCAGCCCCCAAAGTGGACGGGGACATTTCGAGTTTCAGACAAATCAGCATTTTGCAAAATCATCAGTCGGGAGCATCAGTGGCCCACTGGACTAAAGGAGCCTCAAATCCAAATGACAGTGACTATGTGTAAGCAGATGCTGCGGTCTATCCTGTTACTGTATGCAACTTACAAGAAGTGTACTTTTGCCTTGCAACACTCCAAGTAA